In Thioalkalivibrio sp. XN279, a single window of DNA contains:
- a CDS encoding PhoX family phosphatase, translating into MAKDFDSMEDSNRSANPSIHEVSDPARRVFLLGGIGALAVGALSPWLAGRAFAAGRGPLLGFQPVPVSEADLVLVPEGYEAVPIAAWGEPVGVPGNMPAFRWDAGNSAADQAAQMGMHHDGIHYYPIDGSSKRGLLVMNHEYTDDGLLFPDGKSNWTAEKVAKAQTAHGVAVIEVELRDGRWEMVRPSKYARRYTARTPFKVSGPAAGHALLQTEADPDGRTVLGTLNNCGSGMTPWGTYLSAEENWAFYFDGPAERGADQRRWGLLRTGLSRWGEHDPRFDAGRHPNEFHRFGWIVEIDPFDSAAMPVKRTALGRGAKEGAWVATTRDGRAVAYSGEDARFEYIYKFVSRDRIAPGGARANATLLDHGTLYVARFDADGTGRWLPLVQGEGPLTADNGFADQGAVLVRSRQASDLLGATKMDRPEWIAIDQGGRTLYCTLTNNSRRGAPSRPGVDAANPRANNTMGHIIQWTEDKDFDATTFSWRHLLLAGDPDNERPEARGNIRGDSFACPDGLAMDTRGVLWIQTDITSDEKGRGEFQGLGNNQMLACDPATGEVRRFLTGPVGCEITGLTLTPDGSTMFVNIQHPGEPLTPREDNLEVPNLHSNPADPRKYSNWPDFRPDGRPRSATVAIRKLDGGPIGT; encoded by the coding sequence ATGGCCAAGGACTTCGACTCGATGGAGGACAGCAACCGCAGCGCCAACCCGTCCATCCACGAAGTCTCGGACCCGGCGCGGCGGGTGTTCCTGCTGGGCGGCATCGGCGCGCTGGCGGTCGGCGCGCTCTCGCCCTGGCTGGCCGGCCGGGCTTTCGCCGCCGGCCGCGGCCCGCTGCTCGGCTTCCAGCCGGTGCCGGTGAGCGAGGCGGACCTGGTGCTGGTGCCGGAGGGCTACGAGGCCGTGCCCATCGCCGCGTGGGGCGAGCCGGTTGGCGTGCCGGGCAACATGCCGGCCTTTCGCTGGGACGCGGGCAACAGCGCGGCCGACCAGGCGGCGCAGATGGGCATGCACCACGACGGCATCCACTACTACCCCATTGACGGCAGCAGCAAGCGCGGCCTGCTGGTGATGAACCACGAGTACACCGACGACGGCCTGTTGTTCCCGGACGGGAAGAGCAACTGGACCGCGGAGAAGGTCGCCAAGGCGCAGACGGCCCACGGCGTGGCGGTAATCGAAGTCGAGTTGCGGGACGGCCGCTGGGAAATGGTGCGCCCGTCGAAGTACGCCCGGCGCTACACCGCGCGCACGCCGTTCAAGGTCAGCGGGCCCGCGGCCGGGCATGCGCTGCTGCAGACCGAGGCCGACCCGGATGGCCGCACCGTGCTCGGCACGTTGAACAACTGCGGCAGCGGGATGACGCCCTGGGGCACCTATCTCAGCGCCGAGGAGAACTGGGCCTTCTACTTCGACGGCCCGGCCGAGCGCGGTGCCGACCAGCGCCGCTGGGGCCTGCTGCGGACCGGCCTGTCGCGCTGGGGCGAGCACGATCCGCGCTTCGACGCGGGCCGCCACCCGAACGAGTTCCACCGCTTCGGCTGGATCGTCGAGATCGATCCGTTTGATTCGGCGGCGATGCCGGTGAAGCGCACCGCGCTCGGCCGCGGCGCGAAGGAGGGCGCCTGGGTCGCGACCACCCGCGACGGCCGTGCGGTGGCTTACTCCGGCGAGGACGCGCGCTTCGAGTACATCTACAAGTTCGTCAGCCGCGACCGGATCGCGCCTGGCGGCGCCAGGGCCAACGCCACCCTCCTCGACCACGGCACCCTGTACGTCGCGCGCTTCGACGCCGACGGTACCGGCCGCTGGCTGCCGCTGGTGCAGGGCGAGGGGCCGCTGACCGCCGACAACGGTTTCGCCGACCAGGGCGCGGTGCTGGTCCGCAGCCGCCAGGCGAGCGACCTGCTCGGCGCGACGAAGATGGACCGGCCGGAGTGGATCGCAATCGACCAGGGCGGGCGCACCTTGTACTGCACCCTGACCAACAACAGCCGGCGGGGTGCGCCGAGCCGTCCCGGAGTGGATGCGGCCAACCCGCGCGCCAACAACACCATGGGCCACATCATCCAGTGGACCGAGGACAAGGACTTCGACGCAACCACGTTCTCCTGGCGACACCTGCTGCTGGCCGGCGACCCGGACAACGAGCGGCCGGAGGCGCGCGGCAACATCCGCGGCGACAGCTTCGCCTGCCCGGACGGGCTGGCAATGGACACGCGCGGCGTGCTCTGGATCCAGACCGACATCACCTCCGACGAGAAAGGCCGGGGCGAGTTCCAGGGACTCGGCAACAACCAGATGCTGGCCTGCGACCCGGCCACGGGCGAGGTGCGGCGCTTCCTCACCGGCCCGGTCGGCTGCGAGATCACCGGCCTGACGCTCACCCCGGACGGGAGCACGATGTTCGTCAATATCCAGCACCCGGGCGAGCCCCTCACCCCGCGCGAGGACAACCTCGAGGTGCCCAACCTGCACAGCAACCCGGCGGACCCGAGGAAGTACTCGAACTGGCCCGACTTCAGGCCGGACGGCCGGCCGCGCTCGGCCACCGTGGCGATCCGCAAGCTGGACGGCGGGCCCATCGGCACTTGA
- a CDS encoding DUF1254 domain-containing protein, with translation MKTRNHLVLACACAVAAWMAPANAADQPPRYSAKVPPSITTPDQAETELLGTLSFRDGMPSAETAEKAHDFLTVSRGVEAFLSGLSATSIQGMMDGYKSIGVNPGDLVITRFMDARMLFLTPNTSTVYGSAELNVADGPIVMVVPPRVLGPVMDGMMHYITDVGFVGPDQGKGGRYLFVRSDYEGPIPDGYFVIRTPSNRNLLFFRFFIEGGNVDAAVDSARRDFNIYPLALAGKAPPVRVVDATGVQFNTIFSNDFTYFEELNRVVQNEPPELFERQLYATFAAIGIRKGQPFEPDARTRKLLTEAVAIGNAYARTITFAPRDAERLRVWPDRQYFDWKGTWDFVVDGSLSLDDRTRWYYSVTGHSESMVTPQVGAGSVYPYFTRDVNGDYLDGSRTYSLTLPGPVPARNFWAFTVYDNQTRSLLETDQRSAGIDSNREGLTPNPDGSYTVWFGPQPPEGREGNWVQTWPGRGYFVIMRLFGPLEPWFDQTWRPGDAVPVD, from the coding sequence ATGAAAACCAGGAATCATCTCGTCCTTGCCTGTGCCTGCGCGGTCGCCGCATGGATGGCGCCGGCCAACGCCGCGGACCAGCCCCCCCGCTATAGCGCCAAAGTGCCGCCGTCGATCACGACGCCGGATCAAGCAGAAACCGAGCTATTGGGAACGCTCAGCTTCCGCGACGGCATGCCGAGCGCCGAGACCGCCGAGAAGGCGCATGATTTCCTCACGGTGTCGAGGGGCGTGGAGGCCTTTCTCTCGGGCCTGTCGGCCACTTCGATCCAGGGCATGATGGATGGCTACAAGAGCATCGGCGTCAACCCGGGCGACCTGGTCATCACGCGGTTCATGGACGCCCGCATGTTGTTCCTGACCCCCAACACCTCGACCGTCTACGGGTCGGCCGAGCTGAACGTGGCCGACGGCCCGATCGTGATGGTGGTTCCGCCCCGCGTGCTGGGCCCGGTGATGGACGGCATGATGCACTACATCACCGATGTCGGCTTCGTCGGCCCGGACCAGGGCAAGGGCGGCCGTTATCTCTTCGTGCGGTCGGACTACGAGGGCCCGATCCCCGACGGCTACTTCGTCATCCGCACGCCGTCCAACCGCAACCTCCTGTTCTTCCGGTTCTTCATCGAGGGCGGGAACGTCGACGCGGCGGTGGACTCGGCGCGCCGGGACTTCAACATCTATCCCCTCGCCCTGGCCGGCAAGGCGCCGCCCGTGCGCGTCGTCGATGCGACAGGTGTGCAGTTCAACACCATTTTCAGCAACGACTTTACGTATTTCGAAGAACTGAACCGGGTGGTGCAGAACGAGCCGCCCGAGCTGTTCGAGCGGCAGCTCTACGCCACCTTTGCGGCCATCGGCATCCGCAAGGGACAGCCCTTCGAGCCCGATGCGCGCACCCGGAAGCTCCTGACCGAGGCGGTCGCCATCGGCAATGCGTACGCCCGCACCATCACCTTTGCGCCACGTGACGCGGAGCGGCTGCGGGTCTGGCCGGACCGGCAGTACTTCGATTGGAAAGGGACCTGGGATTTCGTGGTGGACGGTAGCCTGTCGCTCGATGACCGGACGCGCTGGTACTACAGCGTGACCGGCCACTCCGAATCGATGGTCACGCCGCAGGTCGGCGCGGGCTCGGTCTATCCCTATTTCACGCGCGACGTCAACGGCGACTACCTGGACGGCAGCAGGACCTACAGCCTCACCCTCCCCGGCCCGGTCCCCGCCCGCAACTTCTGGGCCTTCACCGTCTACGACAACCAGACCCGCTCCCTGCTCGAGACCGACCAGCGCTCCGCGGGCATCGACAGCAACCGGGAAGGCCTGACCCCCAACCCGGACGGCAGTTACACCGTCTGGTTTGGCCCGCAGCCGCCCGAGGGCCGCGAGGGCAACTGGGTGCAGACATGGCCTGGCCGCGGCTACTTCGTCATCATGCGCCTCTTCGGCCCGCTCGAGCCGTGGTTCGACCAGACCTGGCGGCCCGGCGACGCCGTTCCCGTCGACTGA
- a CDS encoding bile acid:sodium symporter family protein, producing MTLESLFAIIVLLMMAIVGTDITRGQLDASLRMRRALAGGTLGQLVLLPLLALLMIWLLQPDPVLSFGLLLVAVSPGGVLSNYYCSVARLNVAFSIALTAVSGVVALAAMPLLFAALVPAALGLEAFRVPVGEMTARLVLFLLLPVALGMALRHRFPAVFERGRRVVRVFGFSLLALFLALLFADQREAVAALFGEAVVLTAGFTLLALLAGWLSGRLLQLERSDRAVLAIEFGVRNAGIAALLAVTTFQHREFAVFSAFFVLLQAPVLLIAVMLRRRLTDSPDPGLGVG from the coding sequence ATGACCCTCGAGTCCCTGTTCGCGATCATCGTGTTACTGATGATGGCCATCGTCGGCACCGACATCACGCGCGGGCAACTGGACGCCTCGCTGCGCATGCGCCGGGCGCTCGCCGGGGGTACGCTGGGGCAGCTGGTGCTCCTGCCGCTGCTGGCGTTACTGATGATCTGGCTGCTGCAGCCGGATCCGGTCCTGTCCTTCGGGCTGCTCCTCGTGGCCGTCAGCCCGGGCGGCGTCCTGTCCAACTACTACTGCTCCGTCGCCCGGCTGAATGTGGCGTTCTCGATTGCGCTGACGGCAGTGTCGGGGGTGGTCGCCCTGGCGGCGATGCCCCTGCTGTTTGCGGCGCTCGTGCCGGCCGCGCTCGGGCTCGAGGCGTTCCGGGTGCCGGTGGGCGAAATGACGGCCCGCCTGGTGTTGTTCCTGCTGCTGCCGGTGGCGCTCGGCATGGCGCTGCGGCACCGCTTTCCGGCTGTCTTCGAGCGCGGCCGGCGGGTTGTGCGGGTTTTCGGCTTCAGCCTGCTCGCGCTGTTTCTCGCTCTCTTGTTCGCCGATCAGCGCGAGGCCGTCGCCGCGCTGTTCGGCGAGGCCGTGGTGCTGACGGCCGGCTTCACGCTGCTGGCCCTCCTGGCCGGATGGCTCAGCGGCCGCCTGCTCCAACTCGAGCGCAGCGACCGGGCGGTCCTGGCGATCGAGTTCGGGGTGCGCAATGCGGGTATCGCGGCGCTGCTGGCGGTGACGACCTTCCAGCACCGGGAGTTCGCCGTCTTCAGCGCGTTCTTCGTGCTGCTCCAGGCGCCGGTACTGCTGATCGCCGTGATGCTGCGCCGTCGCCTGACGGACTCGCCGGACCCCGGCCTGGGCGTCGGCTGA
- a CDS encoding LysR family transcriptional regulator, with product MKLRQIAHALAVSRHGGFRRAAEAQHLSQPALSRSIHNLEEALGVPLFDRESSEVTLTPYGEVFLRRAEAILAEAAELEREMSAMKGLGVGRLAVGMSVTAARLSGVRAVARLLGEYPGLQARLETRTCRDVERRVRNRQVDIGFGEIGHLHDVPELEVEAVARHEMVFYCRTGHPLLDRDDALSHADLDEYPFAGIPIPFRLARLFPHNRHLDPDTGELFPPILVEDLHAACNIVAGTDALGVAVPLLLEPWLQQGELAVLPFRRPWLRVDYGFITLASRAAAPAVERFKDQVRELELEVVARNEALLEDVFQAAAPAA from the coding sequence ATGAAGCTGCGCCAGATCGCCCATGCCCTCGCCGTCTCGCGTCACGGCGGCTTTCGGCGTGCCGCCGAGGCGCAGCACCTGTCGCAGCCCGCCCTCTCCCGCAGCATCCACAACCTCGAGGAGGCGCTGGGTGTGCCGTTGTTCGATCGCGAATCCAGCGAGGTCACGCTGACGCCCTACGGCGAGGTGTTCCTACGCCGGGCGGAGGCCATCCTGGCCGAGGCCGCCGAGCTGGAACGCGAGATGAGCGCCATGAAAGGCCTGGGCGTCGGACGCCTCGCGGTCGGCATGAGCGTGACGGCGGCCCGGCTGTCCGGGGTCCGCGCCGTGGCGCGGCTGCTGGGCGAGTATCCGGGCCTGCAGGCCCGCCTCGAAACGAGGACCTGCCGCGACGTGGAACGACGGGTGCGCAACCGGCAGGTGGACATCGGTTTCGGCGAGATCGGGCACCTGCACGACGTGCCGGAGCTCGAGGTCGAGGCGGTCGCGCGCCACGAGATGGTGTTCTACTGCCGCACCGGGCATCCCTTGCTGGACCGCGACGACGCGCTCTCCCACGCCGACCTGGACGAGTATCCCTTCGCCGGCATCCCGATCCCGTTCCGCCTCGCGCGGCTGTTCCCGCACAATCGTCACCTCGACCCGGACACCGGCGAACTGTTCCCGCCGATCCTGGTGGAGGACCTCCACGCCGCCTGCAACATCGTCGCCGGCACCGACGCCCTCGGCGTGGCCGTGCCGCTCCTGCTCGAGCCCTGGCTGCAGCAGGGCGAGCTGGCGGTGCTGCCGTTCCGCCGGCCGTGGCTGCGGGTGGACTATGGCTTCATCACGCTGGCGTCGCGCGCCGCGGCGCCGGCCGTCGAGCGGTTCAAGGACCAGGTGCGGGAGCTCGAGCTCGAGGTCGTGGCGCGCAACGAGGCGCTGCTCGAGGACGTTTTCCAGGCCGCCGCCCCAGCGGCCTGA
- a CDS encoding Crp/Fnr family transcriptional regulator produces MSRLPIPERLAILKDNEGWFGRAPKEFQDAVLGRCAWVTCAAGQPIYRATDTYVNFCGIVDGAVEIYSRFGAGDNPLLHILHEGAWIGYGTVVGRSAPRVSALARVETLMAAIPDRVLRSLLGERPEWWEAIASGIMEYGDTAISAYADSLLDDHERRCASVLLRITGLNSPRRSRPGRTDVPVTQEELATMAHVSRTTLVQVLRAFEARGLVERGYRTLRVADAPGLRALATGW; encoded by the coding sequence ATGTCCCGACTGCCGATTCCTGAACGGCTGGCGATCCTCAAGGACAACGAGGGCTGGTTCGGGCGCGCCCCAAAGGAGTTCCAGGACGCGGTCCTCGGCCGCTGCGCATGGGTGACCTGCGCCGCCGGCCAGCCGATCTACCGAGCCACCGATACGTACGTCAATTTTTGCGGCATCGTCGACGGAGCCGTCGAGATCTACTCGCGGTTCGGCGCCGGCGACAACCCTTTGCTGCATATCCTCCACGAGGGCGCCTGGATCGGCTACGGCACCGTCGTGGGCCGGAGCGCGCCGCGGGTCAGCGCCTTGGCGCGCGTCGAGACGCTGATGGCGGCCATCCCGGACCGGGTCCTCCGCTCGCTGCTCGGGGAAAGGCCCGAATGGTGGGAGGCGATCGCCAGCGGCATCATGGAGTACGGTGATACGGCGATCTCCGCCTACGCCGACTCGCTGCTGGACGACCATGAGCGCCGCTGCGCCAGCGTGCTGCTGCGCATCACTGGGCTGAATTCGCCGCGGCGCTCGCGCCCGGGGCGGACCGACGTGCCGGTGACGCAGGAAGAGCTGGCGACCATGGCGCACGTCTCCCGCACTACGCTGGTGCAGGTGCTGAGGGCATTCGAGGCCCGCGGCCTGGTCGAGCGGGGTTACCGGACGTTGCGCGTTGCCGATGCGCCCGGTTTGCGAGCCCTCGCGACGGGGTGGTGA
- a CDS encoding DUF1254 domain-containing protein, protein MKRRELLQMLPAAGLVAATGALLGPAAHASATSSPAPRPDNGLLPELDKLQWRGIEALTWGMPAVNLELMRQAMLKVTQGRTNLMLYWSQLLDWKCQTLTPNSDVIYIKPFFDTREVGPIVVEVPPADDGVINGTLMDAWQSPLEDVGPAGLDAGAGGRYLLLPPGYDGAVPSGYYVFRPATFSGYGLFRSILRSGSAADLAKAVEYARRLKIYPLSAAGNPPPTTFVDTQGTLFDSTIPYDLRFYEHLDRVVQKEPWLQRDRAMIDTLRTIGIEKGKPFAPDGAQRQVLEAAAVRGHALLDDQFERLFDTPYWPDTRWAFPASQDLALELTQDFPDPNRYARDERGLLFSYVFFAPRRLGRGQFWLMSHQDSTGAALEGGQSYRLRVPPNAPVRQYWSMTAYDRMTHAFVREVSATSRSSQTPGLRKNRDGSVDLWMGPTAPKGWERNWLPTDSNRRFELMARFYGPEPALFDFSWKMPDIERMA, encoded by the coding sequence ATGAAGCGTCGCGAATTGCTACAGATGCTGCCGGCGGCCGGCCTGGTGGCCGCCACCGGCGCACTTTTGGGGCCCGCCGCCCACGCCAGCGCCACATCGTCACCGGCGCCCCGCCCGGACAACGGCCTCCTGCCGGAGTTGGACAAGCTGCAGTGGCGCGGCATCGAGGCCCTGACCTGGGGCATGCCGGCCGTCAATCTCGAGCTCATGCGCCAGGCGATGCTCAAGGTGACCCAGGGACGGACCAACCTGATGCTCTACTGGTCCCAGCTGCTCGACTGGAAGTGCCAGACGCTGACGCCGAACTCCGACGTCATCTACATCAAGCCCTTCTTCGACACGCGCGAGGTCGGCCCGATCGTCGTCGAGGTGCCGCCCGCGGACGACGGCGTGATCAACGGCACCTTGATGGACGCCTGGCAGTCGCCGCTCGAGGACGTGGGACCCGCGGGCCTGGATGCCGGGGCGGGTGGGCGCTATCTGCTTCTGCCTCCCGGTTACGACGGGGCCGTACCCTCCGGCTATTACGTGTTCCGGCCGGCCACGTTCAGCGGCTACGGGTTGTTCCGCTCGATCCTGCGCAGCGGGAGCGCCGCGGACCTCGCCAAGGCGGTCGAGTATGCGCGGCGGCTCAAGATCTACCCGCTGTCCGCGGCCGGCAACCCGCCGCCGACGACCTTCGTGGACACCCAGGGCACGCTGTTCGATTCGACGATTCCCTACGACCTGCGCTTCTACGAGCATCTCGACCGCGTGGTCCAGAAGGAGCCATGGCTGCAGCGTGACCGCGCCATGATCGATACCCTGCGCACCATCGGCATCGAGAAAGGCAAGCCCTTCGCGCCCGATGGCGCGCAACGCCAGGTGCTCGAAGCCGCGGCCGTTCGGGGGCATGCGCTGCTCGACGACCAGTTCGAGCGCCTGTTCGACACCCCATACTGGCCCGACACTCGCTGGGCGTTCCCGGCCTCGCAGGACCTGGCGCTCGAACTGACCCAGGACTTCCCCGATCCGAACCGCTATGCGCGCGATGAACGCGGGTTGCTGTTTTCCTATGTCTTCTTCGCGCCGCGGCGCCTGGGCCGGGGCCAGTTCTGGCTCATGAGTCACCAGGACTCGACGGGAGCGGCTCTCGAGGGCGGCCAAAGCTACCGGCTGCGCGTGCCACCCAACGCGCCCGTTCGCCAGTACTGGTCCATGACGGCTTACGACCGGATGACCCATGCCTTCGTGCGCGAAGTCTCGGCCACCAGCCGATCGTCGCAGACGCCGGGGCTGCGGAAAAACCGCGACGGCTCAGTCGATCTCTGGATGGGCCCGACTGCACCGAAGGGCTGGGAACGCAACTGGCTGCCGACCGATTCGAACCGACGGTTCGAGCTGATGGCGCGCTTCTACGGCCCCGAGCCGGCGCTGTTCGACTTCAGCTGGAAGATGCCGGACATCGAGCGGATGGCCTAG
- a CDS encoding alpha/beta-hydrolase family protein produces the protein MSIVGVLVGTVFFAISLSPSLLPRPFVVQGVLSGASFAVGYGLGVAGLVLWRFLKLPVAGPRLRRALTITGSVLCALVAIAFLWQASTWQNSIRALMGMEADGGLRPSVIGPVAILVFAVLLALARLFRRLFRFLSRRLDVYVPRRVSYLVSIMLAVAVSWSAIDGVLVSALLRTADNSFQQLDALIEDDLPRPTRPEQTGSANSLVAWSSLGRQGRRFVSGGPDAATLSAFFDADLPAPVRVYVGLNSADSPEERARLALEELIRAGGFERSVLLLATPTGTGWIDPAGQGPVEYLFRGDIATVAVQYSYLNSPLALLTEAAYGAETARAVFLEIYGYWRELPAESRPRLFLGGLSLGSLNSDLSFDLFDIIDDPFEGVLWAGPPFRNESWQRMVRDRDPGSPAWLPRFRDGAVVRFTLGATDAAAGRAADYAPWGDFRIVVLQYPSDPITFFEPSAAWRRPAWMQEPRGPGVTPELRWFPIVTMLQLAADMVVGTAPQGFGHEYSPRDYISAWLALTEPPGWTQAEIERLERLFE, from the coding sequence TTGAGCATCGTCGGCGTGCTGGTCGGGACGGTCTTCTTCGCGATTTCACTGTCGCCTTCGCTGCTGCCGCGACCATTCGTGGTTCAGGGCGTCCTGTCGGGCGCATCGTTCGCGGTCGGCTACGGCCTGGGCGTCGCCGGGCTGGTCCTGTGGCGTTTTCTCAAGCTGCCGGTCGCCGGGCCGCGCCTCCGCCGCGCGCTGACCATCACTGGGAGCGTGCTGTGCGCGCTTGTGGCCATCGCTTTCCTCTGGCAGGCCTCGACCTGGCAGAACTCGATTCGCGCATTGATGGGCATGGAAGCGGACGGGGGGTTGCGACCGAGCGTCATCGGCCCGGTCGCGATCCTGGTGTTTGCCGTCCTGCTGGCGCTGGCCCGGCTGTTCCGGCGCCTGTTCAGGTTCCTGTCCCGGCGGCTCGACGTCTACGTGCCGCGGCGCGTGTCGTACCTGGTGAGCATCATGCTCGCCGTGGCGGTGTCCTGGTCGGCAATCGACGGGGTACTGGTGAGCGCGTTGTTAAGGACGGCCGACAACTCGTTCCAGCAGCTGGACGCGTTGATCGAGGACGACCTGCCGCGCCCGACGCGCCCGGAACAGACCGGCAGCGCGAACTCGCTGGTCGCATGGTCGAGTCTCGGGCGACAGGGGCGGCGCTTCGTTTCCGGCGGCCCGGATGCGGCGACGCTGAGCGCGTTCTTCGACGCCGACCTGCCCGCGCCGGTGCGCGTGTACGTGGGGCTCAACTCCGCGGACTCGCCCGAGGAACGCGCGCGACTGGCGCTCGAGGAACTGATCCGCGCCGGAGGTTTCGAGCGTTCCGTGCTGTTGCTGGCCACGCCCACGGGCACCGGCTGGATCGACCCGGCCGGGCAGGGCCCCGTCGAGTACCTGTTCCGTGGCGACATCGCGACCGTCGCCGTGCAGTACTCCTACCTGAACAGCCCCCTGGCGCTGTTGACCGAGGCGGCGTACGGGGCGGAAACGGCCAGGGCCGTGTTCCTCGAAATCTATGGTTACTGGCGCGAGCTGCCCGCGGAGTCGCGGCCGCGCCTGTTCCTGGGCGGGCTGAGCCTGGGTTCGCTCAACTCGGATTTGTCCTTCGACCTGTTCGACATCATCGATGACCCGTTCGAGGGCGTGCTCTGGGCGGGGCCGCCGTTCCGCAACGAGAGCTGGCAGCGCATGGTCCGGGACAGGGACCCTGGTTCACCCGCATGGTTGCCGAGATTCCGCGACGGGGCGGTGGTCCGGTTCACGCTCGGGGCCACCGACGCGGCTGCGGGCCGGGCGGCGGACTACGCGCCGTGGGGCGATTTCCGCATCGTCGTGCTGCAGTATCCCAGCGACCCGATCACTTTCTTCGAGCCTAGCGCGGCGTGGCGCCGCCCCGCGTGGATGCAGGAGCCGCGCGGTCCGGGCGTGACGCCGGAGCTGCGCTGGTTCCCCATCGTCACGATGCTGCAGCTCGCCGCGGACATGGTGGTCGGCACGGCGCCGCAGGGCTTCGGTCACGAGTACTCCCCAAGGGACTACATCAGCGCCTGGCTGGCGCTGACCGAACCGCCAGGCTGGACGCAGGCCGAGATCGAGCGGCTGGAGAGGCTGTTCGAGTGA
- a CDS encoding DUF2860 family protein, with product MLHRRVRLALLTALGVTLSAPALAVEPVPDTPGWRGFVVVAAGSTDVRSNVVVGNSIIEVGNPVISSINQRPTSDDTFHPLATGEINYTTAGGWQLFFGNSLEDLVTLDAVTQFGVRSNVGDAGTIEVAALASGIQTKAWEDPYAEGVRREETDRDANGVRLQWARVMGSAFQLGFTYRDLSFDTERSGQGVFSVACDAACQSALRRDGTQYAFDVSYLYRLGAGRNHLLRPFVRYTVDDRDGGALAGDSYRLQLSYVYLTRAYTLATNVILGGTSRDERNPLYGRRIDSDGFALDTTLFYRLPTASGRWQAVGSVLWGEDDSDVDFHDTRVFMVSLGALYRFGAR from the coding sequence ATGCTTCACCGCCGTGTCCGGCTCGCACTGTTGACCGCCCTGGGCGTGACCCTGTCGGCGCCCGCGCTCGCGGTCGAGCCGGTGCCCGATACGCCCGGCTGGCGCGGCTTCGTGGTGGTGGCTGCCGGGTCCACCGACGTGCGCAGCAATGTAGTCGTGGGCAACAGCATCATCGAGGTCGGCAACCCGGTCATCAGCTCGATCAACCAGCGGCCGACGAGCGACGACACTTTCCACCCCCTGGCCACGGGCGAGATCAACTACACCACCGCTGGCGGCTGGCAGCTATTCTTCGGCAACTCCCTCGAGGATTTGGTCACCCTGGATGCGGTGACCCAGTTCGGCGTGCGCAGCAACGTGGGCGACGCGGGCACGATCGAGGTCGCCGCCCTGGCCAGCGGCATCCAGACCAAGGCCTGGGAAGATCCCTACGCCGAAGGCGTCCGGCGCGAGGAAACCGATCGCGACGCCAACGGCGTGCGGCTGCAGTGGGCCCGTGTCATGGGTTCGGCGTTCCAGCTGGGATTCACTTACCGCGACCTGTCCTTCGACACCGAGCGCAGCGGCCAGGGCGTCTTCAGCGTGGCCTGCGACGCGGCATGCCAGTCCGCGCTGCGGCGCGACGGGACCCAGTACGCATTCGACGTCTCCTACCTCTATCGTCTCGGCGCCGGCCGCAACCACCTGCTGCGCCCCTTTGTGCGCTACACCGTCGACGACCGCGATGGCGGCGCCCTGGCCGGGGACAGCTATCGCTTACAGCTCAGCTATGTTTACTTGACGCGCGCTTACACCCTAGCCACCAACGTCATCCTGGGCGGCACCAGCCGGGATGAACGGAACCCGCTGTACGGGCGCCGGATCGACTCCGACGGCTTTGCTCTGGATACGACGCTGTTCTACCGGTTGCCGACCGCCAGCGGCCGTTGGCAGGCCGTGGGTAGCGTCCTGTGGGGCGAGGACGATTCCGACGTCGATTTCCACGACACGCGGGTGTTCATGGTCTCGCTCGGGGCCCTGTACCGCTTCGGTGCGCGTTGA